The proteins below are encoded in one region of Myxococcales bacterium:
- a CDS encoding fatty acid desaturase codes for MEIASKHRFSYIHPGSWPFWAIHLIAIAGLFYFGWSWTGFALALASYAVRMFFVTGGYHRYFSHRSYKTSRWFQAVLAFFCSTTAQKGVLWWAAHHRDHHKYSDTENDVHSPARHGFWYSHVGWILNPKTNGTDYDRVKDLAKFPELVWLNRWHLIPPVIYAVAFYLVGGWFALFWGFFFSTVLLWHGTFTINSLTHLWGKRRFESGDDSKNHWLLAIITLGEGWHNNHHYYQSSTRQGFYWWEYDITYYVIRMLGFVGLVWEIREPPARILEEGRQNKLTRAPSVTTLSPKQTA; via the coding sequence ATGGAAATCGCATCGAAACATCGTTTCTCTTATATTCATCCGGGCAGCTGGCCCTTTTGGGCAATTCATCTCATCGCCATCGCCGGCTTGTTTTACTTTGGCTGGTCATGGACTGGATTTGCGCTTGCGCTTGCTTCTTATGCTGTGCGCATGTTTTTCGTGACGGGTGGCTATCATCGCTACTTCTCGCACCGCAGTTATAAAACCTCGCGCTGGTTTCAAGCGGTCCTGGCATTTTTTTGCAGCACCACAGCTCAAAAAGGCGTGCTCTGGTGGGCAGCTCATCACCGCGATCATCACAAATATTCGGACACAGAAAATGATGTGCATTCACCCGCACGTCATGGCTTTTGGTACTCGCACGTCGGATGGATTTTGAACCCTAAAACAAACGGCACCGACTACGATCGCGTCAAGGACCTTGCCAAGTTTCCAGAACTGGTCTGGCTCAACCGCTGGCACCTTATCCCACCCGTGATCTACGCCGTTGCCTTCTATCTTGTGGGCGGATGGTTTGCTTTGTTCTGGGGCTTTTTCTTTTCCACCGTTCTGTTGTGGCATGGCACCTTCACCATCAACTCGCTCACACATCTTTGGGGTAAACGCCGTTTTGAGTCCGGCGATGACTCTAAAAACCACTGGCTCTTGGCAATTATCACGCTGGGAGAAGGTTGGCACAACAACCATCACTATTATCAGAGCAGCACACGCCAGGGTTTTTATTGGTGGGAATACGACATCACTTACTATGTGATTCGCATGCTTGGTTTTGTGGGCCTTGTATGGGAAATCCGCGAACCTCCAGCGCGTATTCTCGAAGAAGGCCGTCAAAACAAACTTACTCGCGCCCCTTCCGTAACGACGCTCAGCCCCAAGCAAACCGCCTAG
- a CDS encoding acyltransferase family protein — protein MTESARVGYLYNWDRLRLIAAIDPMAIHVLGTHVFLGIGLPMFLVLSVALSVAKPKPPPTERFILRRWQRIVIPWIFWSLVIGGIRAYYVYKAGEPAMGWFKTSMLFYGPRDHLWFLPFIACFGVLAHFIHKATWRWHPGVLCIASVIVAVFAAWIPTQFNLEWPYRQWVFSLPTLPLGLAVGRMLSFQKNMTNLRLWALLLFAIYAVLGWSMYHFIEPVMKVYLIRFGGGLLVLTIATWLPNFLDKWTAKIVPNMLGLYVLHPLVFALFLTPYLKEHGLIDVPSIRLWSTFFGTFAFVALLRLTPLKRVL, from the coding sequence GTGACCGAAAGCGCTCGCGTTGGCTACCTGTACAATTGGGATCGCTTAAGGTTAATCGCAGCGATCGACCCCATGGCAATCCATGTGCTTGGAACGCACGTGTTTTTAGGCATTGGGCTACCAATGTTCTTGGTGCTTTCGGTTGCACTTAGTGTGGCCAAGCCTAAACCGCCGCCCACCGAACGATTTATCCTAAGACGATGGCAGCGCATCGTGATTCCTTGGATATTTTGGTCCTTAGTCATCGGCGGCATTCGCGCCTATTACGTTTACAAAGCAGGAGAACCTGCGATGGGTTGGTTTAAAACAAGCATGTTGTTTTATGGCCCGCGAGATCATTTGTGGTTCTTACCTTTCATTGCTTGTTTTGGAGTGCTGGCCCACTTCATTCACAAGGCGACCTGGCGTTGGCATCCCGGAGTGCTTTGCATCGCAAGCGTGATTGTTGCTGTTTTTGCTGCTTGGATTCCGACCCAATTTAATCTCGAATGGCCCTACCGACAGTGGGTTTTTTCCCTGCCCACTCTTCCACTGGGTTTGGCCGTAGGACGCATGCTTTCTTTTCAGAAGAACATGACAAACCTTCGTCTTTGGGCACTGCTTTTGTTTGCTATTTACGCCGTCCTAGGCTGGAGCATGTATCACTTTATCGAGCCAGTCATGAAAGTTTACTTGATTCGTTTTGGCGGCGGTCTATTGGTGCTTACGATAGCAACGTGGTTGCCTAACTTTCTCGATAAATGGACTGCTAAAATTGTTCCGAACATGCTTGGACTCTACGTGCTTCATCCATTGGTGTTTGCGCTTTTTCTTACGCCTTACCTCAAAGAGCACGGTCTTATCGACGTTCCATCCATCCGTCTGTGGTCTACTTTCTTCGGCACCTTTGCCTTCGTGGCTTTACTAAGACTCACCCCTTTGAAACGGGTATTGTAA